A single genomic interval of Anopheles marshallii chromosome 2, idAnoMarsDA_429_01, whole genome shotgun sequence harbors:
- the LOC128708350 gene encoding ATPase WRNIP1-like, producing the protein MAHGDGGDDVQPSTSMPKTVCPVCDKWFPRVDIELHVDECLNRCEAANEREMPNNSQSVTPSTEEIRRPVDGAPQLSKRNFSIFERSPKSAKRPRIEETPVVVSSANRQDKDIMCINLDVDEEEVNEQYNESAMASQKKAPKKFFKLPLAEVMRPSKIEDYVGQDAILGQNAILRKLLDSSNIPSLILWGPPGCGKTTLANIIANRCKLESATLRFVKLSATMAGVAEVKEAVKIAKNDSKYNRRTLLFMDEIHRFNKLQQDIFLPHVESGTITLIGATTENPSFSLNSALLSRCRVIVLEKHSVESMMKILVRALPEYEAVMVPESVNNNEDKLPDFSKLSFIPRTIIHEETVRWLAETCDGDARIGLNSLQLALSGAASTTDNIYESLKTVSLQDIREGIKKSHLLYDRKGDQHYDIISALHKSIRGSDDNAALYWATRMIASGEDPRYICRRMIRMASEDIGVADTNALQVATATLAAVQSVGMPEADCIIAHCAVYLARAPKSREVYEAYKRCRASIDGWKGPMPGVPLHLRNAPTKLMRDLQYGVGYNMLHKDQSGLNYMPEGLEDEHYFSE; encoded by the exons ATGGCACACGGAGATGGTGGCGATGATGTACAACCTTCGACCAGCATGCCGAAAACGGTCTGTCCGGTGTGCGATAAATGGTTTCCGCGTGTCGACATTGAGTTGCACGTTGATGAATGCCTGAACCGGTGCGAGGCAGCGAACGAACGAGAGATGCCGAACAACTCACAATCAGTAACGCCTTCCACGGAAGAAATACGGCGGCCAGTAGACGGAGCACCACAATTATCAAAACGAAACTTTAGCATCTTTGAACGAAGTCCAAAGTCAGCCAAGCGACCACGCATCGAGGAAACACCGGTTGTTGTGTCCAGTGCTAATCGGCAGGATAAGGACATAATGTGCATTAATTTGGACGTTGACGAGGAAGAAGTGAATGAGCAGTATAACGAATCGGCAATGGCTTCGCAGAAAAAGGCAccaaaaaaatttttcaaattacCACTCGCGGAAGTGATGCGTCCGTCGAAAATCGAAGATTATGTCGGACAGGATGCAATTCTCGGACAAAACGCGATACTGCGCAAGCTGCTCGATAGCTCGAACATTCCGAGCTTGATTCTGTGGGGACCACCGGGTTGTGGGAAAACGACACTGGCCAACATAATTGCCAATCGCTGCAAGCTCGAATCAGCCACGCTGCGTTTCGTGAAGCTTTCTGCTACGATGGCCGGTGTGGCGGAAGTGAAGGAGGCGGTAAAGATCGCTAAAAACGATAGCAAATACAACCGCCGTACATTGCTGTTCATGGACGAAATACATCGGTTTAACAAGCTGCAGCAGGATATCTTTCTCCCACACGTAGAATCTGGCACGATAACGTTGATCGGTGCTACAACGGAAAACCCATCGTTCAGTCTTAACTCTGCCCTGCTGAGTCGGTGCCGGGTGATTGTGCTGGAGAAGCATTCGGTGGAGAGCATGATGAAAATACTCGTGCGTGCGCTGCCAGAATACGAAGCGGTCATGGTACCGGAAAGCGTTAACAATAACGAGGATAAGTTACCCGATTTCAGCAAGTTGTCATTCATTCCACG CACGATAATCCATGAGGAAACCGTCCGCTGGCTCGCGGAAACCTGCGACGGTGATGCACGCATCGGACTGAACAGTTTGCAGCTAGCCTTATCCGGTGCCGCTTCTACAACAGACAATATTTATGAGTCGCTGAAGACCGTTTCACTTCAGGACATCCGTGAGGGTATTAAAAAATCTCATCTGCTGTACGACCGTAAAGGGGACCAGCATTACGATATTATATCCGCACTGCACAAATCCATTCGTGGATCGGATGATAATGCAGCGCTGTACTGGGCGACGCGCATGATCGCGTCCGGCGAAGATCCGCGCTACATCTGCCGCCGGATGATACGCATGGCGAGCGAGGATATTGGTGTAGCGGACACAAACGCACTACAAGTAGCGACCGCAACACTGGCGGCCGTACAATCGGTCGGTATGCCGGAAGCAGACTGTATTATCGCACACTGTGCCGTCTATCTGGCGCGTGCACCCAAGAGCCGCGAAGTATACGAAGCGTACAAACGCTGCCGGGCGTCGATCGATGGGTGGAAGGGTCCGATGCCAGGGGTGCCGCTGCATCTGCGAAATGCCCCGACGAAGCTGATGCGCGATCTGCAGTACGGCGTAGGGTACAATATGCTTCACAAGGATCAGTCGGGGTTGAATTACATGCCGGAAGGGTTGGAAgatgaacattatttttcgGAATAG
- the LOC128708722 gene encoding uncharacterized protein LOC128708722, which translates to MDGYPITSEDPDVRQQFAENIFQILRPLTASEMPRTNRPEGDESSECSALSDPFSDLDESYILMDLRKKKPGVDESDELLLMNQFTPEFRSAYDELMGAGRLRKPDKAQVEPASSDSCAGCPDLQTATDFSPKFRSFIDEMLHKCDLQHHQEEKKRREQQQLLQQRKKGRVRAIVSEESFCGLETDSMSGMWRMLDAMSENERELFPTSGPHYDLYYDRRFDWMTRDEIPWEQIETSKKKCEQWLKIPGQTDLTDSTRPVKQNL; encoded by the exons ATGGACGGTTATCCGATCACGAGCGAAGATCCGGACGTGCGGCAACAGTTTGCGGAAAACATCTTCCAAATATTACGTCCCTTGACCGCGTCGGAGATGCCACGAACCAACCGACCCGAGGGCGATGAATCATCCGAATGCAGCGCCCTTTCCGATCCATTCTCTGATCTGGATGAATCGTACATACTGATGGATCTGCGGAAGAAG AAACCTGGAGTGGACGAGAGCGATGAGTTGCTGCTGATGAATCAATTTACACCCGAGTTCCGGAGCGCCTACGACGAGCTGATGGGTGCGGGTCGTCTCCGGAAGCCGGATAAAGCCCAAGTGGAACCGGCATCGAGCGATTCCTGTGCCGGTTGCCCGGATTTGCAGACGGCCACTGATTTCAGTCCCAAGTTCCGGTCGTTTATCGACGAGATGCTGCACAAGTGTGACCTGCAGCATCATCAGGAGGAGAAGAAGCGCCGGGAGCAGCAACAGTTGCTTCAGCAGCGTAAGAAAGGTCGAGTGCGGGCGATCGTGTCGGAAGAATCGTTCTGCGGGCTGGAAACGGATTCCATGTCCGGGATGTGGCGTATGCTGGATGCGATGTCGGAAAACGAACGGGAACTTTTCCCAACATCCGGACCGCACTACGATCTGTACTACGATCGACGATTCGACTGGATGACGCGGGACGAGATCCCGTGGGAACAGATCGAAACATCGAAAAAGAAGTGCGAACAGTGGTTGAAAATTCCCGGCCAAACGGATTTGACGGATAGCACCAGACCGgtgaaacaaaatctttaG